One Embleya scabrispora DNA segment encodes these proteins:
- a CDS encoding alpha/beta hydrolase codes for MGARTVGMMSMERKVAVGVAALCVGGWAVGARTRLLGSRRRRAAFSTMARADGRVVEVDHLRPSGAEFGVIFFNGLGLPHEQWARVREHLPENAACVGYNRPGHGLSSPLPDIGLAEQFRIVDELRGHYLDGLPLVLVGHSIGGYMAAAYAASRTDANLSHVVMVDPTIIADLQASLGLLPDWWTRQRLLMECLWAASGLNVLRPMTPVREHYAEDVKESLTAYHARPRVWATAYREYMAARTYPPVGKVAVPLHVVTALKGTRGVAHRASQERMLELSDVSSHHVREDADHMGVVAEETPAKTIAELIVPGGRA; via the coding sequence ATGGGCGCGCGGACAGTGGGAATGATGTCCATGGAGCGGAAGGTGGCCGTCGGCGTGGCGGCCTTGTGCGTCGGCGGTTGGGCGGTCGGTGCGCGGACGCGGCTTCTCGGCAGCCGGCGGCGGAGGGCGGCGTTCTCCACGATGGCCCGCGCCGACGGCCGCGTGGTCGAGGTCGACCACCTGCGCCCGTCCGGCGCGGAGTTCGGGGTGATCTTCTTCAACGGCCTCGGTCTTCCGCACGAACAATGGGCCCGGGTACGCGAGCACCTGCCCGAGAACGCGGCCTGCGTGGGCTACAACCGGCCCGGTCACGGGCTCAGCAGTCCGCTGCCGGACATCGGCTTGGCGGAACAGTTCCGCATCGTCGACGAGTTGCGCGGGCACTATCTCGACGGCCTGCCGCTGGTCCTGGTGGGGCACTCGATCGGCGGCTACATGGCCGCCGCGTACGCCGCCTCGCGGACCGACGCGAATCTGTCCCACGTGGTGATGGTCGACCCCACGATCATCGCCGACCTGCAGGCCAGTCTCGGCCTGTTGCCCGACTGGTGGACGCGCCAGCGGCTGCTGATGGAATGCCTGTGGGCCGCCTCCGGGCTCAACGTCCTACGCCCGATGACACCGGTTCGCGAACACTACGCCGAGGACGTCAAGGAGAGTCTCACCGCGTACCACGCCCGGCCGCGGGTGTGGGCCACCGCGTACCGGGAGTACATGGCGGCGCGCACCTACCCGCCCGTCGGGAAGGTGGCCGTCCCGCTGCACGTGGTGACGGCGTTGAAGGGCACGCGCGGTGTCGCGCACCGCGCGTCGCAGGAACGGATGCTGGAGCTGTCGGATGTGTCCTCGCATCACGTGCGGGAGGACGCCGACCACATGGGGGTCGTCGCGGAGGAGACCCCCGCGAAGACCATCGCCGAACT